In Streptomyces sp. NBC_01426, one genomic interval encodes:
- the cydD gene encoding thiol reductant ABC exporter subunit CydD translates to MKPIDPRLLRYARSTRLFLGAVVALGLAGAGLVVGQAMLIAEIVVGAFEKGLDGEALRTPLLLLAAVALGRGLIAWLTELAAHRASAAVKSELRGRLLDRAADLGPGWLSGQRTGSLVALATRGVDALDDYFSRYLPQLGLAIVVPVAVLARIVTEDWVSAAIIVVTLPLIPLFMILIGMATQSRMDRQWRLLSRLSGHFLDVVEGLATLKVFGRAKAQTESIRKITDDYRQATMRTLRIAFLSSFALELLATLSVALVAVTIGMRLVHGDLDLYTGLVILILAPEAYLPLRQVGAQYHAAAEGLAAAEEIFEVLETPVARSGGSVVPSAGAPLRIALDGVAVRYEGRGEDSPGPVSLVVEPGECVALTGPSGAGKSTLLQVLLGFVEPTAGRVSVAGVDLADLAPEQWRERIAWVPQRPHLFAGTIAENVRLARPDASDDAVAEALADAGAREFVSALPRGADTVLGEGGVGLSAGQRQRLALARAFLADRPVLLLDEPTAALDGETEAAVVEAVRRLAVGRTVLLVVHRPALLAVADRVVAVGAGPASAFPAAGPAAPTRAGIPQGTGRVRDTETGPADPGEWILGPASEGAAKEAGTDAGGRDPLRRVREVAAAWQGRFRLGLLLGALAVGCGVGLMAVSGWLISRASEQPPVLYLMMAVTATRAFGIGRAVFRYAERLVSHDAVLRMLADLRVSVFRRLERIAPAGLREQRRGDLLSRLVADADALQDYWLRWLLPVGAAVLVGTGSVAFTAWLLPEAGAALAVGLLAAGVGVPLVSGAVARRAERRLAPARGRLATRVADLLTGTAELTVAGALEGRKAAVRASDRGLTDIASRGAAATGLGSGLSALVCGLTVVVAALFGANAVVDGRLPGVTMAVVVLTPLAAFEAVTGLPLAVQYRQRVRRSAERVYEVIDAPVPVAEPERPHAMLTSLFPLRVAGLTARHPGQERDALEGLDLTLEAGRRVAVVGPSGSGKTTLAQILLRFLDQRQGSYTVGGVDTRSLDGDDVRRIVGLCAQDAHIFDSSVRENLRLARTDATEAQLRQALAAARLLEWADGLPDGLDTLVGEHGERISGGQRQRLALARALLADFPVLVLDEPAEHLDLATADALTADLLAATEGRTTVLITHRLAGLEAVDEVLVLDRGAVVQRGGYEELAVIEGPLRRLLEREREADGLPAGNRRPTFPNKGD, encoded by the coding sequence GTGAAACCGATCGACCCGCGTCTGCTGCGGTACGCCCGCTCCACCCGTCTCTTCCTGGGCGCGGTGGTGGCCCTCGGGCTGGCCGGGGCGGGGCTGGTCGTCGGTCAGGCGATGCTCATCGCCGAGATCGTGGTCGGTGCCTTCGAGAAGGGACTGGACGGTGAGGCGCTCCGGACGCCACTGCTGCTGCTCGCGGCGGTGGCGCTGGGGCGCGGGCTGATCGCCTGGCTCACGGAGCTGGCCGCACACCGGGCCAGTGCGGCGGTCAAGTCCGAACTGCGGGGGCGACTGCTGGACCGGGCGGCCGACCTGGGGCCCGGATGGCTGAGCGGGCAGCGCACGGGATCGCTGGTGGCGCTGGCCACCCGGGGCGTGGACGCCCTCGACGACTACTTCTCCCGCTACCTGCCCCAACTGGGGCTCGCGATCGTCGTGCCGGTGGCGGTGCTCGCGCGGATCGTCACCGAGGACTGGGTGTCGGCGGCCATCATCGTCGTCACCCTGCCTCTGATCCCGCTGTTCATGATCCTCATCGGCATGGCCACCCAGTCCCGGATGGACCGCCAGTGGCGGCTGCTCTCGCGGCTGTCGGGGCATTTCCTGGACGTGGTGGAGGGGCTTGCGACCCTGAAGGTCTTCGGTCGGGCCAAGGCCCAGACCGAGTCGATCCGCAAGATCACCGACGACTACCGCCAGGCCACGATGCGGACGCTGCGCATCGCCTTCCTCTCCTCCTTCGCCCTGGAACTCCTCGCCACACTGTCGGTGGCCTTGGTGGCCGTGACCATCGGCATGCGGCTCGTGCACGGGGACCTCGACCTGTACACCGGACTCGTCATCCTGATCCTGGCTCCGGAGGCCTATCTGCCGCTGCGCCAGGTGGGTGCGCAGTACCACGCGGCGGCCGAGGGGCTGGCGGCGGCCGAGGAGATCTTCGAGGTCCTGGAGACCCCGGTCGCACGGAGCGGCGGTTCGGTCGTCCCGTCGGCCGGCGCCCCGCTTCGCATCGCGCTGGACGGTGTGGCCGTCCGGTACGAGGGCCGGGGCGAGGACTCGCCCGGACCGGTGTCGCTGGTCGTCGAACCGGGCGAGTGCGTGGCCCTCACCGGGCCGAGCGGCGCGGGCAAGTCCACGCTGTTGCAGGTACTGCTGGGATTCGTGGAGCCGACCGCCGGGCGGGTGTCCGTCGCGGGCGTGGACCTGGCCGATCTGGCGCCCGAGCAGTGGCGGGAGCGGATCGCGTGGGTGCCGCAGCGGCCGCACCTGTTCGCGGGGACGATCGCGGAGAACGTGCGACTGGCCCGGCCGGACGCGTCCGACGACGCCGTCGCCGAAGCCCTCGCGGACGCCGGGGCACGGGAGTTCGTGAGCGCGCTGCCCCGTGGCGCGGACACGGTACTGGGCGAGGGCGGGGTGGGGCTGTCCGCCGGCCAGCGCCAGCGCCTGGCACTGGCCCGGGCCTTCCTGGCGGATCGCCCCGTACTGCTGCTGGACGAGCCGACCGCCGCGTTGGACGGGGAGACCGAGGCCGCCGTCGTCGAGGCCGTACGGAGGCTCGCGGTCGGGCGGACCGTCCTGCTGGTGGTGCACCGGCCGGCGCTGCTGGCCGTCGCGGACCGTGTCGTGGCCGTGGGGGCGGGTCCGGCGAGCGCCTTCCCCGCGGCGGGCCCGGCCGCGCCCACGCGCGCAGGGATCCCGCAGGGAACGGGACGGGTTCGGGACACGGAGACCGGGCCCGCCGATCCCGGGGAGTGGATCCTCGGCCCCGCTTCCGAGGGCGCCGCGAAGGAAGCGGGCACCGACGCGGGGGGCCGCGATCCGCTCCGGCGGGTGCGCGAGGTGGCCGCGGCCTGGCAGGGACGGTTCCGGCTCGGGCTGCTGCTCGGCGCGCTGGCCGTCGGGTGCGGCGTCGGCCTGATGGCCGTCTCCGGATGGCTGATCTCGCGGGCCTCGGAGCAACCGCCGGTCCTCTACTTGATGATGGCGGTCACGGCCACCCGTGCCTTCGGCATCGGGCGGGCCGTCTTCCGCTACGCCGAGCGGCTCGTGTCGCACGACGCCGTCCTGCGGATGCTCGCCGATCTGCGGGTCTCCGTGTTCCGGCGACTGGAGCGGATCGCCCCGGCCGGACTGCGCGAACAGCGGCGCGGGGATCTCCTGTCCCGCCTGGTGGCCGACGCGGACGCCCTCCAGGACTACTGGTTGCGCTGGCTCCTCCCCGTCGGCGCGGCCGTGCTCGTCGGCACCGGCTCGGTGGCCTTCACCGCCTGGCTGCTGCCCGAAGCCGGGGCCGCGCTCGCCGTCGGCCTGCTCGCGGCCGGTGTCGGTGTGCCCCTGGTCAGCGGCGCCGTCGCACGCCGTGCCGAACGCCGGCTGGCGCCCGCCCGGGGCCGGCTCGCCACCCGGGTGGCGGATCTGCTGACCGGTACCGCCGAGCTGACCGTGGCCGGCGCGCTGGAGGGGCGGAAGGCCGCCGTGCGCGCGAGCGACCGGGGGCTGACCGACATCGCCTCCCGGGGCGCCGCCGCGACCGGGCTCGGCAGCGGGCTGTCCGCCCTGGTGTGTGGCCTGACCGTGGTGGTCGCCGCCCTTTTCGGTGCGAACGCCGTGGTCGACGGCCGGCTGCCCGGGGTGACGATGGCGGTGGTCGTGCTGACCCCGTTGGCCGCCTTCGAGGCCGTCACCGGACTTCCGCTCGCGGTGCAGTACCGCCAGCGGGTGCGCCGCAGTGCCGAGCGGGTCTACGAGGTCATCGACGCGCCGGTTCCGGTCGCCGAACCGGAGCGGCCGCACGCGATGCTCACCTCGCTTTTCCCCCTGCGGGTGGCGGGGCTCACCGCCCGGCACCCCGGCCAGGAGCGGGACGCCTTGGAGGGGCTCGACCTGACGCTGGAGGCCGGCCGACGGGTCGCGGTCGTCGGGCCGTCGGGCTCGGGCAAGACCACGCTGGCACAGATCCTGCTGCGCTTCCTGGACCAGCGTCAGGGCTCGTACACCGTGGGCGGGGTCGACACGCGCTCGCTCGACGGCGACGACGTGAGGCGGATCGTGGGCCTGTGTGCCCAGGACGCGCACATCTTCGACAGCTCGGTACGGGAGAACCTGCGCCTGGCCCGCACCGACGCGACCGAGGCGCAGCTGAGGCAGGCGCTCGCCGCGGCCCGGCTGCTGGAGTGGGCCGACGGGCTTCCCGACGGCCTGGACACCCTCGTCGGTGAGCACGGGGAGCGGATCTCCGGCGGTCAGCGCCAACGGTTGGCCCTGGCGCGGGCGCTGCTCGCGGACTTCCCCGTCCTGGTCCTGGACGAGCCGGCCGAGCACCTCGACCTGGCGACGGCGGACGCGCTGACCGCAGACCTGTTGGCGGCCACCGAGGGCCGGACCACGGTGCTGATCACACACCGGCTGGCCGGCCTGGAAGCGGTGGACGAGGTGCTCGTCCTGGATCGGGGCGCCGTCGTACAGCGTGGCGGGTACGAGGAGCTGGCCGTCATCGAGGGCCCACTGCGGCGGCTTCTGGAGCGGGAACGGGAGGCGGACGGACTGCCGGCCGGGAACCGCAGGCCGACTTTCCCCAATAAAGGGGACTAA
- the cydB gene encoding cytochrome d ubiquinol oxidase subunit II yields the protein MQLQDVWFVLIAVLWIGYFFLEGFDFGIGVLTKLLARDRTEKRVLINTIGPVWDGNEVWLLTAGGATFAAFPEWYATLFSGFYLPLLIILVCLIVRGVAFEYRHKRPEDKWQTNWEHAIFWTSLIPAFLWGVAFANIVRGVKIDQHKEYVGTFLDLLNGYAILGGLVTLALFTFHGAVFASLKTVGDIRDRSRSLATRLGVVTAVLALVFLTWTQVSRGDGKSLIAMAVAVVALLAALGFNLAGREGWSFALSGVTIASAVAMLFLTLFPNVMPSSLNDAWSLTVDNASSTPYTLKIMTWLAVVATPVVVLYQGWTYWVFRKRIGTQHIVDAH from the coding sequence ATGCAACTTCAAGACGTCTGGTTCGTGCTCATCGCCGTCCTGTGGATCGGCTACTTCTTCCTGGAGGGCTTCGACTTCGGGATTGGCGTACTCACCAAGCTGCTCGCCCGTGACCGCACGGAGAAGCGGGTCCTGATCAACACGATCGGGCCCGTGTGGGACGGCAACGAGGTCTGGCTGCTCACTGCCGGCGGTGCCACCTTCGCCGCCTTCCCCGAGTGGTACGCGACGCTCTTCTCCGGCTTCTACCTGCCGCTGCTGATCATCCTTGTCTGCCTCATCGTCCGCGGCGTCGCCTTCGAGTACCGCCACAAGCGTCCCGAGGACAAGTGGCAGACCAACTGGGAACACGCGATCTTCTGGACCTCGCTGATTCCCGCGTTCCTGTGGGGCGTGGCCTTCGCCAACATCGTGCGCGGCGTGAAGATCGACCAGCACAAGGAGTACGTCGGTACCTTCCTCGACCTGCTCAACGGGTATGCGATCCTCGGCGGCCTGGTCACCCTCGCCTTGTTCACCTTCCACGGCGCGGTGTTCGCCTCGCTCAAGACCGTCGGTGACATCCGGGACCGCTCGCGGAGCCTGGCGACCCGGCTGGGTGTGGTCACCGCCGTGCTGGCCCTGGTCTTCCTGACCTGGACCCAGGTCTCGCGGGGTGACGGCAAGAGCCTGATCGCCATGGCCGTCGCGGTCGTGGCGCTGCTCGCGGCGCTCGGCTTCAACCTGGCCGGCCGTGAGGGATGGTCGTTCGCCCTGTCGGGGGTCACCATCGCCTCCGCCGTCGCGATGCTCTTCCTGACGCTCTTCCCGAACGTCATGCCGTCCTCGTTGAACGACGCCTGGAGCCTCACCGTCGACAACGCCTCGTCCACCCCGTACACCCTGAAGATCATGACCTGGCTCGCGGTGGTGGCCACCCCGGTCGTCGTCCTCTACCAGGGCTGGACCTACTGGGTGTTCCGCAAGCGCATCGGTACGCAGCACATCGTTGACGCGCACTGA
- a CDS encoding cytochrome ubiquinol oxidase subunit I has product MDQALAPETLARWQFGITTVYHFLFVPLTISLAALVAILQTAWVRTEKEKYLKATKFWGKLFLINIAMGVVTGIVQEFQFGMNWSDYSRFVGDVFGAPLAFEALIAFFFESTFIGLWIFGWDKLPKKIHLACIWMVSIGTILSAYFILAANSWMQHPVGYRINEKTGRAELTDFLLVLTQNTALAQVFHTLTAALLTGGAFMVGIAAFHLLRKKHIPVMRTSLRLGLIAVVVGGLLTAVSGDTLAKIMYKQQPMKMAAAEALWDGEKGAPFSIFAYGDVDKGHNKVAIEVPGLLSFLADNTFDSYVPGINDVNKAEQEKYGPGDYRPEVPVAYWGFRWMIGFGMASFTIGAIGLWLTRRKFMLPPALRTGEDERPHLVLFRKALNPRFTRLYWLTAIWTLGFPLIANSWGWIFTEMGRQPWVVYGVLRTRDAVSPSVSQGEVITSMLVFTALYAVLAVIEVKLLVKYVKTGPPELTEADLNPPTKIGGDDKNSDRPMAFSY; this is encoded by the coding sequence GTGGACCAAGCTCTGGCGCCAGAGACCCTGGCGCGATGGCAGTTCGGCATCACCACCGTCTATCACTTCCTCTTCGTCCCTCTGACGATCTCGCTCGCCGCGCTGGTCGCGATCTTGCAGACCGCCTGGGTGCGGACCGAGAAGGAGAAGTACCTCAAGGCCACGAAGTTCTGGGGCAAGCTCTTCCTGATCAACATCGCGATGGGCGTCGTCACGGGCATCGTCCAGGAATTCCAGTTCGGCATGAACTGGTCCGACTACTCGCGGTTCGTCGGTGACGTCTTCGGAGCGCCGCTGGCCTTCGAGGCCCTGATCGCCTTCTTCTTCGAGTCCACGTTCATCGGCTTGTGGATCTTCGGGTGGGACAAGCTGCCGAAGAAGATCCACCTGGCCTGCATCTGGATGGTGTCGATCGGCACGATCCTCTCCGCGTACTTCATCCTCGCGGCCAATTCCTGGATGCAGCACCCGGTCGGCTACCGCATCAACGAGAAGACCGGGCGGGCCGAGCTCACCGACTTCCTGCTCGTCCTGACGCAGAACACCGCCCTGGCGCAGGTGTTCCACACCCTCACCGCCGCCCTGCTGACCGGGGGCGCGTTCATGGTGGGCATCGCCGCCTTCCACCTGCTGCGCAAGAAGCACATCCCGGTGATGCGCACCTCGCTGCGGCTGGGCCTGATCGCCGTCGTGGTCGGTGGCCTGCTCACCGCGGTGAGCGGTGACACCCTCGCCAAGATCATGTACAAGCAGCAGCCGATGAAGATGGCGGCCGCCGAGGCGCTGTGGGACGGCGAGAAGGGCGCGCCCTTCTCGATCTTCGCCTACGGCGACGTCGACAAGGGCCACAACAAGGTCGCCATAGAGGTGCCCGGCCTGCTGTCGTTCCTCGCGGACAACACCTTCGACTCCTACGTGCCCGGCATCAACGACGTGAACAAGGCCGAGCAGGAGAAGTACGGGCCCGGCGACTACCGGCCGGAGGTCCCCGTCGCGTACTGGGGCTTCCGCTGGATGATCGGGTTCGGCATGGCGTCCTTCACCATCGGGGCCATCGGTCTCTGGCTGACGCGGCGCAAGTTCATGCTGCCGCCGGCTCTGCGCACCGGTGAGGACGAACGGCCCCATCTGGTGCTGTTCAGGAAGGCGCTGAATCCCCGCTTCACCCGCCTCTACTGGCTCACCGCGATCTGGACGCTCGGCTTCCCGCTGATCGCCAACTCCTGGGGGTGGATCTTCACCGAGATGGGCCGCCAGCCGTGGGTGGTCTACGGGGTCCTGCGCACCCGTGACGCCGTCTCCCCCAGCGTCTCGCAGGGCGAGGTCATCACGTCGATGCTCGTCTTCACGGCCCTCTACGCGGTGCTCGCCGTGATCGAGGTCAAGCTGCTCGTGAAGTACGTCAAGACGGGCCCGCCCGAACTGACGGAAGCCGACCTGAACCCGCCCACCAAGATCGGCGGGGACGACAAGAACTCCGACCGGCCGATGGCCTTCTCGTACTGA
- a CDS encoding cyclophilin-like fold protein → MKIRISWPAGQLTATLEETPTSKALAEALPISASANTWGEEVYFGTGISVALEHDARQVVDPGTVAFWTDGDALALPYGPTPISREGESRLASPCNVLGSFDGDPRLLATVRDGDPIRVELA, encoded by the coding sequence ATGAAGATTCGAATCTCCTGGCCTGCGGGTCAGCTCACCGCGACGCTCGAAGAGACCCCGACCAGCAAGGCCCTGGCGGAGGCACTCCCGATTTCCGCCTCCGCGAACACCTGGGGCGAGGAGGTCTACTTCGGCACCGGCATCTCGGTGGCCCTGGAACACGACGCCCGACAGGTGGTCGACCCGGGCACGGTCGCCTTCTGGACCGACGGCGACGCGCTCGCGCTGCCCTACGGCCCCACGCCCATCTCACGCGAAGGCGAGAGTCGCCTGGCGAGCCCGTGCAACGTCCTCGGCTCGTTCGACGGCGACCCCCGCCTGTTGGCCACCGTCCGCGACGGCGACCCCATCCGCGTGGAACTCGCGTAG